From the Pomacea canaliculata isolate SZHN2017 linkage group LG4, ASM307304v1, whole genome shotgun sequence genome, one window contains:
- the LOC112562556 gene encoding HCLS1-binding protein 3-like: MPKATVTVRDLKNKETCIDLAVVSYKEFPASFMRSTYEFQIVVVSSLSCFKLPSHKESDVVQFTVDKKFNEFEELRERLNEAYSGTVFPPIEKKSIMVNETVLKERRKSLDVFMKFIAAAPRIATCYHVLAFLEVNPQKARRFSAETDEVASKESNKESQEEADQSEEQGSTDLFDEEEDVSEDFLTSTVNTSGNDDIASRSENVDFFTSTAETSSASAHLFEAQDLKRELTEEDEKEFAFIPDAIIKKQDVVIFAEDDNDDLLNIGDVQELEQLVLQNPEKKQEQPEEQQRDQQQQKQVTAKPSPPHKPTIATKPKLKPAVPSKPMPTIPQKPIPAPRKVKSEASKAASKVSVATSSAEAKGDNSELPVKETELTTDDIMSYISANTSDDTDIDLFS; this comes from the exons ATGCCAAAAGCAACAGTGACGGTCAG ggaCCTGAAGAACAAGGAAACATGCATAGATTTAGCTGTGGTTTCATACAAAGAATTTCCAGCTAGTTTCATGCGATCAACCTATGAATTCCAGATTGTTGTAGTATCCAGTTTATCTTGCTTCAAACTACCCAGTCACAAAGAATCAGATGTGGTACAGTTTACA GTTGACAAGAAATTCAATGAATTTGAAGAACTACGAGAAAGACTAAATGAAGCCTACTCAGGAACAGTCTTTCCACCCATAGAAAAAAAGTCTATCATGGTGAATGAGACTGTCCTTAAGGAAAGGCGCAAAAGCTTGGATGTTTTCATGAAATTCATTGCTGCAGCTCCTCGAATTGCCACCTGCTATCATGTTCTTGCCTTCCTAG AGGTGAATCCTCAGAAAGCCAGACGTTTCTCTGCGGAAACAGACGAGGTAGCATCCAAAGAGAGTAACAAAGAGTCGCAAGAAGAAGCTGACCAATCAGAGGAACA GGGCAGCACTGATCTTTTTGATGAAGAGGAGGATGTCAGTGAAGATTTCCTGACCTCAACAGTCAACACTAGTGGTAATGATGACATTGCCTCTAGAAGTGAAAACGTTGACTTTTTTACTTCAACAGCAGAAACATCTTCAGCCA GTGCCCATTTGTTTGAAGCACAAGACCTGAAACGTGAGCTGACAGAGGAGGACGAAAAAGAGTTTGCTTTCATCCCTGATGCCATTATCAAGAAGCAAGATGTAGTTATCTTTGCTGAGGATGACAATGATGACCTTTTAAA TATTGGCGATGTACAGGAACTTGAGCAGCTGGTTCTTCAGAAtccagaaaagaaacaagaacaacCTGAGGAGCAGCAGAGAgaccaacaacagcaaaagcaaGTTACAGCTAAACCCTCTCCCCCACACAAGCCCACAATAGCCACAAAACCCAAGCTGAAACCAGCCGTGCCATCCAAACCTATGCCAACAATACCACAAAAACCTATACCAGCACCACGAAAGGTGAAGTCCGAAGCTTCAAAAGCAGCCTCCAAGGTTTCAGTCGCAACAAGTAGTGCAGAGGCAAAAGGAGATAATTCAGAGCTGCCTGTCAAGGAGACTGAACTTACGACTGATGACATAATGAGCTATATTTCAGCCAACACCAGTGATGATACAGACATTGATCTGTTTTCATGA
- the LOC112562558 gene encoding cytochrome b-c1 complex subunit 7-like: MATRRVVAEVPAWKRALQRWAYYKSYFPTLGLMRDDCLYETPAVQEAIRRLPADVYDARQFRISRALYLSGRKEILPKDEWTKMEEDVRYLTPYIKEVEKEIEERAEWNKK; the protein is encoded by the exons ATGGCGACTCGCAGAGTTGTGGCTGAAG TTCCTGCATGGAAGCGAGCTTTACAGCGCTGGGCCTACTACAAATCATACTTTCCTACCTTAG GCTTGATGAGAGATGACTGTCTGTATGAAACCCCTGCTGTTCAAGAGGCAATTCGCCGTCTGCCAGCTGATGTGTATGATGCTCGCCAGTTTCGTATCTCGCGGGCTTTGTACCTTTCTGGTCGAAAGGAAATCTTACCAAAGGATGAATGGACCAAGATGGAAGAG gatGTTCGATATTTGACGCCTTACATCAAAGAAGTGGAGAAAGAAATCGAAGAGCGAGCAGAGTGGAACAAAAAATAA